From a single Miscanthus floridulus cultivar M001 chromosome 8, ASM1932011v1, whole genome shotgun sequence genomic region:
- the LOC136470090 gene encoding uncharacterized protein — translation MDGGSGLNIMYAETLDIMGIDKARIRPTRAPFHGIMLGKQAIPIGQINLPITFGNPSNYRTETLPFEVVGFPLVYHTILGQPCYAKFMAVPNYTYLKLKTSSPRGVIIVDTSFQRGYECEVKSYELASATLASEELTAIRKDVVEGAPDTKRVARSFEPTENVMEVLVNPNNSNDKTVRIDTALSPK, via the coding sequence atggatggaggtagtggcctcaacatcatgtacgccgagacgCTCGACATTATGGGTATCGACAAAGCGCGCATACGGCCAACcagggcgcctttccatggcatcatgctggGAAAGCAGGCCATACCAATTGGGCAAATCAACCTACCTATCACCTTTGGGAATCCATCTAACTACAGGACAGAGACCCTccccttcgaggtagtcgggttccccCTGGTCTACCACACCATTTTGGGGcaaccatgttacgcgaagttcatggccgtccccaactacacctacctcaagctcaagacaTCGAGTCCACGCGGGGTCATCATCGTCGACACTTCTTTTCAGAGGGGATACGAGTGTGAGGTCAAGAGCTATGAGCTCGCTTCAGCGACCCTTGCTTCCGAGGAGCTCACAGCCATTAGGAAGGATGTCGTCGAAGGAGCACCCGACACGAAGCGGGTGGCTAGATCCTTTGAGCCTACGGAGAATGTCATGGAGGTCCTTGTCAACCCTAACAACTCTAACGACAAGACGGTGCGCATTGACACCGCCCTCTCCCCCAAGTAG